A single genomic interval of Koleobacter methoxysyntrophicus harbors:
- a CDS encoding N-acetylmuramoyl-L-alanine amidase family protein encodes MHRKAGIVVFFLLLFTIIITGFVRAEGLNLVINDRPIKPDVPPKIVNGRTLVPIRVISETLGAGVEWDGENRIVNITYYENNIILKVDSVDARINNTNVKMDVPAQIINKRTMVPLRFVGEALGAKVDWIQETRTVIVKKESIKVTDVTFEGTETGYQLKIKGTGPIKYEIKTLKDPYRLIIDIPGTILNTEQNLIPVNMLGIKQIRMGQFQVNPDISRIVLDLDSPIPYTVESSDESDTVILSFSNAVDEVKYIEDGGEKSVFIKIIGKVSYKTFELTEPDRVVIDIQEALLNAKESQIKIEKDNVLDGIRMSQFEIDPQIVRVVLDLKQKTEYNIYRNEEGLKVVFKEREAIIEGKFSSQKDKTVIHIGGTGPVNFQVLQPSYNKFIIEIPDTELNIPFSILPVKDDIVDSIEFAQSRDDNGKKITTVTINLPYYYKHQNLSESPSSEISIEFYRSPLRGRRIIIDPGHGGDDPGAIGTTGVQEKILTLDTANRLKDLLVKGGAEVFMTRESDITIPSPVRVELANKMDGEVLISIHFNAYINQKIYGIETLYCPSVSGESKKIAAIVHQENLKVLNSADRGLWERPNLVVLRETEMPAVLTEIGYITNPGEEKRILDPEYRQKAAQALYNALIRYFSEK; translated from the coding sequence GTGCATAGAAAAGCAGGGATTGTAGTATTTTTTTTGTTATTATTTACCATTATCATCACAGGATTTGTTCGAGCAGAAGGGCTGAACCTTGTAATAAATGACCGCCCTATTAAGCCGGATGTGCCCCCGAAAATAGTTAACGGCAGAACCCTTGTCCCTATTAGAGTTATATCGGAAACCCTGGGGGCAGGGGTGGAATGGGATGGGGAAAACCGTATAGTTAACATTACATATTATGAAAACAATATTATTTTGAAAGTAGATAGTGTAGATGCGAGAATAAATAATACTAATGTTAAAATGGATGTTCCTGCACAGATAATCAACAAAAGGACCATGGTTCCCCTTAGGTTTGTGGGAGAGGCACTAGGGGCTAAAGTTGACTGGATACAGGAAACAAGAACCGTTATAGTAAAAAAGGAATCAATTAAGGTTACTGATGTGACCTTTGAGGGAACGGAAACTGGGTATCAGCTGAAAATCAAGGGGACAGGGCCTATAAAATACGAAATTAAGACATTAAAAGACCCTTATCGCCTAATTATTGATATACCGGGAACAATTCTAAATACTGAGCAAAACCTCATTCCCGTTAATATGCTTGGTATAAAACAGATAAGGATGGGGCAGTTCCAGGTAAACCCCGATATTTCAAGGATAGTCCTAGATTTAGACAGCCCCATACCCTATACTGTTGAAAGCAGCGATGAAAGTGATACCGTTATACTGAGTTTTAGCAATGCGGTAGATGAAGTGAAATATATCGAGGACGGCGGTGAAAAATCCGTTTTCATTAAGATAATCGGTAAGGTAAGTTATAAAACCTTTGAACTTACAGAACCGGATCGAGTCGTAATAGATATACAGGAGGCTTTATTGAATGCTAAGGAATCTCAAATTAAAATAGAGAAAGATAATGTATTAGATGGAATTCGGATGTCACAATTTGAGATCGATCCCCAGATAGTCAGGGTTGTTTTGGATTTAAAGCAGAAGACGGAGTACAACATTTACCGGAACGAGGAAGGGCTCAAAGTAGTTTTTAAGGAAAGGGAGGCCATTATTGAAGGGAAATTTTCCAGCCAAAAGGATAAAACTGTTATACATATAGGAGGGACAGGGCCTGTAAATTTTCAGGTGCTGCAGCCGTCTTACAATAAGTTTATAATCGAAATACCGGATACGGAATTGAACATTCCTTTTAGTATTCTTCCGGTAAAGGATGATATTGTAGATTCCATTGAATTTGCCCAAAGTAGAGATGATAATGGCAAAAAAATAACGACGGTAACTATAAATCTCCCATATTATTATAAGCATCAGAATTTATCGGAATCTCCTTCAAGTGAAATATCTATAGAGTTTTACAGATCACCTTTAAGAGGTCGTCGTATAATCATCGATCCGGGTCACGGGGGGGATGACCCCGGGGCAATAGGTACCACAGGGGTCCAGGAAAAAATCCTAACCCTCGATACGGCTAACCGGTTAAAAGACCTCCTTGTAAAGGGAGGGGCCGAAGTGTTTATGACACGGGAATCCGATATAACCATTCCTTCACCGGTTAGGGTAGAACTGGCCAACAAAATGGACGGCGAAGTGCTTATAAGCATACACTTTAATGCATATATTAATCAAAAGATTTATGGCATAGAAACCCTTTACTGTCCCAGTGTTTCCGGGGAAAGCAAGAAGATTGCGGCCATAGTTCATCAGGAAAACTTAAAGGTACTTAATTCTGCAGACAGAGGGCTGTGGGAAAGACCGAATCTTGTAGTGCTCAGAGAAACAGAAATGCCTGCTGTACTTACTGAAATAGGATATATAACCAATCCCGGAGAAGAAAAAAGGATCCTTGACCCGGAATACAGGCAGAAGGCGGCTCAGGCCCTTTACAATGCATTGATAAGGTATTTTTCTGAAAAATGA
- a CDS encoding GerMN domain-containing protein — MVLQRVVKDVLLILLSAIIIAGCGDFKAGTSGTPDVEREISYCSLPPDGERLEKIIAYFVTTKGIYLYPQTIEIPGGTREPVKTALEHLIKGPQRDWGKSVIPEGTKLISLEISDNCAEVNFSKEFLERPYNLMVLDKLKLQAVHHTLREFEDISKVTILVEGQPYEGDSRFSPWLNSISEENTNPTPSDDERYFKILVYLADEGGHLLIPVTRRVDIKGGFDNGRVPLKDLAVEAINQLINGPEESEKLAPTVPKGVELRDLYIKDNTAYVDIGKEIIIKNINKEINEKLAIESIVYTLTSLSGINQVQFLIDGKVMGSISGSVNISKPIKPSKWINLVSPDGL; from the coding sequence ATGGTACTTCAAAGGGTTGTTAAAGACGTTTTGCTAATCCTGTTATCTGCAATAATAATTGCCGGGTGTGGTGATTTTAAGGCGGGTACATCAGGCACCCCTGATGTTGAAAGGGAAATTTCCTACTGCAGTTTGCCTCCTGATGGGGAGAGACTGGAGAAGATAATAGCGTATTTTGTAACGACAAAAGGTATTTATCTCTATCCCCAAACAATTGAAATCCCAGGAGGAACGCGGGAGCCGGTTAAAACGGCCCTTGAACATTTAATTAAAGGTCCCCAAAGGGATTGGGGGAAATCGGTAATTCCAGAAGGGACAAAGTTGATATCCCTTGAAATTTCTGATAACTGTGCTGAAGTGAATTTTTCTAAAGAATTTCTGGAAAGACCGTATAATCTTATGGTTTTGGATAAACTAAAACTTCAGGCAGTACATCACACATTGAGAGAATTCGAAGATATCAGCAAAGTGACAATCCTTGTTGAAGGCCAGCCCTATGAAGGTGATTCGAGATTTTCTCCCTGGCTGAACTCTATTTCTGAAGAAAACACAAACCCCACCCCTTCTGACGATGAAAGATATTTTAAAATACTTGTATACCTGGCTGATGAAGGAGGACATCTGCTGATTCCTGTAACGAGGCGGGTTGATATAAAAGGGGGCTTTGATAATGGAAGGGTTCCGTTAAAAGATTTAGCCGTTGAAGCTATAAATCAGCTGATTAACGGTCCTGAAGAAAGCGAAAAATTAGCTCCTACGGTACCTAAAGGGGTTGAATTGAGGGATCTTTATATTAAAGATAATACAGCCTATGTGGATATTGGTAAAGAAATAATTATCAAGAACATTAACAAAGAAATAAACGAAAAACTGGCAATAGAGTCTATAGTATATACTCTAACATCTCTTTCGGGAATTAACCAGGTACAATTCCTTATAGATGGGAAAGTAATGGGAAGTATTTCGGGTTCTGTTAATATAAGCAAGCCGATTAAACCATCTAAGTGGATAAACCTAGTAAGCCCTGATGGCCTTTGA
- the speE gene encoding polyamine aminopropyltransferase produces MEIWLTEEQTRGYSVNWKVKSIIYKKKTMYQELAILELEDFGKALVLDGVIQVTEQDEYIYNEMITHIPMVTHPNPADVLIIGGGDGGALREVLKYKEVNAVDLVEIDSEVIEACREFLPSMGSSFDDERVKVIIDDGRKYIESPRKKYDVIIVDSSDPVGPALKLFQKDFYKNCYKGLKDDGILVAQTESPFFYQKVLNKSYNYICKLFKYTSLYLVCIPTYPSGLWSFTMGSKKYRVEDTDPFKKGEKNTKYYTPKIYHSVFKLPMFVEGIITSGMNLEQS; encoded by the coding sequence TTGGAAATATGGTTAACCGAGGAACAAACGAGGGGATATAGCGTTAACTGGAAGGTAAAAAGCATAATATACAAGAAGAAAACTATGTATCAGGAACTTGCAATCCTTGAACTTGAAGATTTCGGGAAAGCCCTTGTTCTGGACGGTGTCATTCAGGTTACCGAACAGGATGAATACATATATAACGAGATGATAACCCATATTCCGATGGTAACCCATCCTAATCCTGCAGATGTTCTTATTATCGGCGGCGGTGATGGAGGAGCCTTGAGAGAAGTGTTGAAATATAAAGAGGTAAATGCCGTTGACCTTGTAGAAATTGATTCTGAGGTGATAGAGGCATGCAGGGAATTTCTACCGTCCATGGGGAGCAGTTTTGATGATGAAAGGGTGAAGGTTATAATCGATGACGGAAGGAAATATATTGAAAGCCCGAGAAAGAAATATGATGTTATAATAGTAGATTCATCAGACCCCGTTGGGCCTGCATTGAAATTATTCCAAAAGGATTTTTATAAAAATTGTTATAAAGGGCTTAAGGATGATGGAATCCTTGTGGCCCAGACAGAATCCCCGTTTTTTTATCAAAAGGTCTTAAATAAATCCTATAATTACATATGCAAGTTATTTAAATATACATCTCTTTACCTGGTATGTATACCTACATATCCCAGTGGGTTATGGAGTTTTACGATGGGTTCAAAAAAATACCGGGTAGAGGATACGGACCCTTTTAAAAAGGGTGAAAAAAATACAAAGTATTATACACCCAAAATATACCATTCAGTATTCAAATTACCTATGTTTGTTGAGGGAATAATAACCAGTGGAATGAACCTGGAACAGTCTTAA
- a CDS encoding sodium:solute symporter family transporter — translation MKTAVLFLYVISLVIIGFIGMRKTKDLNDFFLGGREIGPWMSAFAYGTTYFSAVIFIGYAGKVGWGFGLSGLWVAIGNSIIGGYLAWRILAKPTREITQKLNVRTMPEFLAVRYNSPGFKIFSSIVIFIFLVPYSASVYMGLSYLFESVFHIKYVLALAVMAVLTALYLVMGGYFAVNLSNVFQGFVMIFGIILMVTRIVSHQQIGGIAESLKKLYEIDPKLVSPVGPPGFWPLFFLVVLTSLGPWGLPQMIHKFYSIKDVKSIKPAMLVTTGFSLVISLGAYFIGSLTRLFFTSIPLEAGKPNPDLMIPQIIDMTMPEVLAAVILALIMSASMSTLSSLVLVSSSAVGIDLVQGYLKPDLDKRHQVLLMRILCLIFIGLSLVIALLKPAVILTLMAISWGTVAGVFLSPYLFGLFWKGTTKIGAWAGSLSGLAISLVLSVMSGFDSSKIPMYGTLAMIIPIGIVPLISIITPAFSSKHISQIFDMGEELPEKSLAAKNL, via the coding sequence ATGAAAACTGCTGTTTTATTCCTATATGTAATATCCCTTGTTATCATCGGATTCATCGGCATGAGGAAAACAAAAGACCTTAATGATTTCTTTCTAGGGGGAAGAGAGATCGGACCGTGGATGTCAGCTTTTGCTTATGGAACAACCTACTTTTCTGCGGTCATTTTTATAGGGTATGCGGGAAAAGTTGGTTGGGGATTCGGTCTATCCGGCCTGTGGGTTGCCATCGGTAACAGCATAATCGGTGGATATCTGGCATGGCGTATCTTAGCCAAACCCACAAGGGAAATTACCCAAAAATTAAATGTAAGAACAATGCCCGAATTTCTGGCGGTAAGATACAACTCCCCCGGTTTTAAAATCTTTTCATCCATAGTAATCTTTATTTTCCTGGTCCCGTATTCTGCTTCTGTTTATATGGGTTTAAGCTATTTATTTGAAAGTGTATTTCATATAAAATACGTCCTGGCTTTAGCTGTGATGGCTGTCCTTACGGCGCTTTATCTTGTAATGGGGGGATATTTTGCAGTTAATCTATCTAATGTTTTCCAGGGATTTGTTATGATTTTTGGCATCATCCTGATGGTAACCAGGATTGTATCCCATCAGCAAATAGGAGGGATAGCGGAAAGTCTGAAAAAGCTGTATGAGATTGACCCTAAGCTGGTTTCCCCAGTAGGGCCCCCGGGTTTTTGGCCTCTGTTTTTCTTGGTAGTCTTAACAAGCCTGGGTCCCTGGGGCTTACCGCAAATGATTCATAAATTCTACTCAATAAAGGACGTAAAATCTATAAAACCTGCAATGCTGGTAACCACAGGGTTTTCCCTGGTTATAAGCCTTGGAGCATATTTTATCGGTTCCCTTACCCGTCTCTTTTTTACAAGCATACCCTTGGAAGCAGGGAAGCCGAATCCTGACCTGATGATACCACAGATAATCGACATGACAATGCCCGAAGTCCTTGCAGCAGTAATTTTAGCCCTTATAATGTCAGCATCTATGTCTACCCTTTCCTCCCTTGTGCTGGTATCCAGTTCAGCTGTCGGAATAGACCTGGTTCAGGGATATTTAAAACCGGACTTAGATAAAAGGCATCAGGTCCTTTTGATGCGCATACTTTGCCTGATTTTTATAGGTCTTTCCCTGGTCATAGCCCTGCTTAAACCTGCGGTTATCCTGACCCTCATGGCCATATCCTGGGGTACGGTAGCAGGGGTATTCCTTTCCCCTTATCTGTTTGGATTATTCTGGAAGGGAACTACAAAGATAGGGGCCTGGGCAGGGTCTCTATCCGGTCTGGCTATTTCACTTGTGCTTTCAGTTATGTCAGGGTTTGATTCATCTAAGATACCCATGTACGGAACCCTGGCAATGATCATACCGATAGGAATCGTACCGCTAATCAGTATTATTACACCGGCCTTTTCTTCCAAGCATATCTCACAAATCTTTGATATGGGTGAAGAACTTCCTGAAAAATCCCTGGCAGCCAAGAATCTGTAA
- a CDS encoding phenylacetate--CoA ligase family protein, which produces MIWDKNESLNRNELKEIQLNKLRDTVKRVYSRVPFYKKLMDQNNISPELNSLEELSKMPFTVKEDLRNHYPYGLFAVDMKDIVRIHASSGTTGKPIVAGYTKRDLDVWADLIARIVTQAGVTREDIAQIAFSYGLFTGGFGLHYGLEKAGVTVIPASSGNTERQIMLMKDFKTTVLVCTPSYALYMAEVAQEMGVNTDELYLRLGLFGGEPCSESMRQEIEKRWNIKATVNYGLTEIIGPGVAGECSEGNGMHISEDHFIAEVIDPNTGEVLPPGSEGELVLTTLSKEALPLIRYRTRDIVVLTDEPCPCGRTTARIMSIKGRTDDMMIIRGVNVFPSQIESVLSEIKEVSPHYRLVVGKQNFQDTLEVQVEPSDNFLANPYSSKQLEQKIQDRLRSVLFIKARVTLLPPKTLERTTGKSKRVIDKRVSG; this is translated from the coding sequence ATGATATGGGATAAAAATGAATCATTAAACAGAAATGAATTAAAAGAGATTCAATTAAATAAATTAAGGGATACGGTAAAACGCGTTTACAGCAGGGTCCCGTTCTATAAAAAGCTGATGGACCAAAACAACATTTCCCCGGAATTAAATTCCCTTGAAGAGCTCTCAAAAATGCCTTTCACTGTTAAAGAAGACCTAAGGAATCACTACCCTTACGGTCTGTTCGCTGTGGATATGAAAGACATTGTAAGGATCCACGCCTCATCAGGCACAACAGGGAAACCTATCGTAGCCGGGTACACTAAAAGGGACCTGGATGTCTGGGCCGATCTCATAGCAAGGATAGTAACCCAGGCAGGGGTTACAAGGGAAGATATAGCTCAAATAGCATTCAGCTACGGTTTGTTCACCGGCGGTTTCGGACTTCATTACGGCCTTGAAAAGGCAGGAGTAACGGTTATTCCTGCATCCAGCGGAAATACCGAAAGGCAGATAATGCTGATGAAGGACTTTAAAACTACCGTTCTTGTATGCACCCCGTCCTATGCCCTTTACATGGCTGAAGTTGCACAAGAAATGGGAGTAAATACTGATGAACTGTATTTGCGTTTGGGGCTTTTTGGTGGAGAACCCTGTTCAGAGAGCATGAGGCAGGAAATCGAAAAAAGATGGAATATTAAAGCAACGGTAAATTACGGTTTAACTGAAATAATAGGCCCGGGGGTTGCCGGAGAATGCAGTGAAGGCAATGGCATGCATATTTCAGAAGATCATTTTATCGCTGAGGTAATAGACCCAAATACAGGAGAAGTCCTGCCACCAGGTTCTGAAGGTGAACTGGTTTTAACCACTCTGAGCAAAGAAGCCTTGCCCCTTATAAGATACAGAACAAGGGATATTGTTGTCTTAACCGATGAACCGTGTCCATGCGGCAGGACTACGGCCAGGATCATGTCCATTAAAGGTAGAACCGACGATATGATGATTATAAGAGGGGTAAACGTATTCCCTTCTCAGATAGAATCCGTTCTATCAGAAATTAAAGAAGTCTCTCCCCATTACAGATTAGTAGTTGGCAAGCAAAACTTTCAGGACACCCTGGAGGTGCAGGTTGAACCATCGGATAACTTTCTCGCAAACCCCTATAGTTCAAAGCAGCTGGAGCAAAAAATCCAGGACAGGTTAAGGTCTGTCTTGTTTATCAAGGCCAGGGTTACCCTTTTGCCCCCCAAAACATTAGAAAGAACCACAGGGAAGAGCAAGAGGGTTATAGATAAAAGGGTCAGCGGGTAA
- a CDS encoding SIMPL domain-containing protein has protein sequence MKNKTLFYCAAVAITFALIVSLIYRPDAKAENLYLMNNENNASIISVSGEGVIKAPPNRAIVSLAVVTEAADVKKAQQENSRLANAVMKAIKALDIDEKDIKTQGYIVTPLYNYEKKEHPPTISGYRVENEVSITLKDMEKVGALIDAGIDAGANRVNNISFYLEDEKLQEQVLREAIKDARKKAQIMADELGKRIIGVKKVTGGWSNIGPVPVRYAMKAEMSVGGGALYDTPINPGETEVRASVHIEFEISK, from the coding sequence ATGAAGAATAAAACCTTATTTTACTGTGCTGCTGTTGCAATTACTTTTGCTTTAATTGTATCACTGATATACAGACCGGATGCTAAGGCTGAAAATCTGTATCTGATGAATAATGAAAACAATGCTTCTATTATTTCTGTATCTGGGGAAGGGGTTATAAAGGCTCCACCCAATAGAGCAATTGTAAGCCTTGCGGTTGTAACGGAAGCAGCAGATGTTAAAAAGGCACAGCAGGAAAACAGCAGGCTTGCCAATGCCGTAATGAAAGCCATAAAAGCATTAGATATCGATGAAAAAGATATAAAGACCCAGGGCTATATAGTAACACCCCTATATAATTATGAAAAAAAGGAACACCCGCCCACAATTTCAGGGTACCGGGTAGAAAACGAAGTGTCGATAACGCTAAAAGACATGGAAAAAGTAGGGGCTTTAATAGATGCCGGTATAGATGCAGGTGCAAACAGGGTTAACAACATAAGTTTCTATTTAGAGGATGAGAAATTACAGGAACAGGTTTTAAGGGAAGCTATAAAGGACGCTAGAAAAAAAGCCCAGATAATGGCAGATGAACTCGGAAAGCGGATAATAGGAGTGAAAAAGGTAACAGGTGGATGGTCTAATATCGGTCCTGTTCCCGTTCGGTATGCTATGAAAGCGGAAATGTCTGTAGGCGGCGGTGCTCTGTATGATACACCGATAAATCCCGGAGAAACGGAAGTAAGGGCATCGGTGCATATTGAGTTTGAGATAAGTAAATGA
- a CDS encoding ABC transporter ATP-binding protein, with amino-acid sequence MKSIFTLKEYFYKYKNMYILGILWLVIVDGLQLAIPKILGRITDALQANAVTKADIVKYALAIVLISIMVAFFRFLWRMYIIGGSRYMEYDLRNRFFSHLQTLSREFYDEHKTGDLMAHATNDINAIRMATGPGVVMLIDAIFLFTAIIILMIKTIDVKLTIIALMPLPFMIFTVTRFGRIIHNRFMKVQEAFSRLTEMVQENIAGIRVIKSFVQESQEIKEFDRISRYNVEMNVRLIKVWGFFFPLIQFLSSLSFMLVLGYGGIQVIYGDISLGDFIAFNSYLLLLLWPMMALGWVINLLQRGAASMDRVNTILNISPGIKDEPDVEDVKNIEGSISFNHLTFSYKDNQPLALKDINIEIPPGYFLGIVGRVGSGKSTLVKLLLRIYKVGNGEIFIDGKDINRMPLRILRENIGYVPQESFLFSTTVGENISLGNPEASTDQITAAAKIAHIYEDILDFPKGFDTPVGERGITLSGGQKQRIALARALIKDPEILILDDALSAVDTSTEEAILKDLKDFMKDKTSIVISHRISTIKDADEIIFLEEGSIAERGNHQELLNRKGLYYRLYQKQLLEEKLELED; translated from the coding sequence TTGAAGAGCATTTTTACTCTGAAAGAATACTTCTATAAATATAAAAACATGTATATTCTGGGGATTCTGTGGCTCGTTATTGTCGATGGGCTGCAGCTTGCCATCCCCAAGATCCTCGGCAGGATTACCGATGCGCTTCAGGCTAACGCGGTCACCAAAGCGGATATTGTAAAGTATGCCCTAGCTATAGTTCTTATTTCTATAATGGTCGCCTTTTTTAGATTCCTCTGGCGGATGTACATTATTGGGGGTTCTAGGTATATGGAATATGACCTGAGGAACAGGTTTTTCTCCCATCTTCAGACCTTGTCCCGGGAATTCTATGATGAACACAAAACCGGTGACCTTATGGCTCACGCTACCAATGATATTAACGCCATCCGGATGGCAACAGGCCCCGGGGTAGTTATGTTAATCGATGCCATATTTCTTTTCACAGCTATCATTATCTTGATGATCAAGACCATAGATGTGAAGCTTACCATTATTGCCCTCATGCCGCTGCCGTTTATGATATTCACAGTAACCCGGTTCGGAAGGATTATCCATAACAGGTTCATGAAGGTTCAGGAAGCATTTTCCAGGTTAACGGAGATGGTCCAGGAGAATATTGCCGGAATAAGGGTTATAAAATCATTCGTTCAGGAATCACAGGAAATTAAAGAATTTGATAGAATCAGCCGTTATAATGTTGAAATGAACGTCAGGCTCATAAAGGTATGGGGTTTTTTCTTTCCTCTTATTCAATTCCTATCATCTTTAAGCTTTATGCTGGTCCTGGGGTACGGCGGCATCCAGGTCATTTATGGTGATATTTCTCTGGGGGATTTTATTGCCTTTAACAGCTACCTCCTGCTGCTACTATGGCCCATGATGGCTCTGGGCTGGGTTATAAACCTCCTGCAGAGGGGTGCTGCATCAATGGACAGGGTCAATACCATCCTCAATATATCTCCAGGAATAAAGGATGAACCGGATGTCGAAGATGTAAAAAATATAGAAGGGAGCATAAGTTTCAACCACCTCACCTTTTCATACAAAGATAACCAGCCTCTGGCCTTAAAAGATATAAATATTGAAATACCGCCCGGATACTTTCTTGGGATTGTAGGAAGGGTGGGCAGCGGTAAGTCTACTCTGGTTAAACTCCTTTTGAGGATATATAAAGTCGGAAATGGTGAAATCTTTATAGATGGAAAGGACATAAACAGGATGCCCCTCAGAATATTAAGAGAAAATATAGGCTATGTCCCCCAGGAAAGTTTCCTTTTTTCAACAACTGTAGGTGAAAATATTTCCCTGGGGAACCCTGAAGCCTCTACAGATCAAATCACCGCTGCTGCAAAAATTGCCCATATTTATGAAGATATCCTGGATTTCCCGAAGGGATTTGATACCCCTGTAGGGGAAAGAGGGATAACCCTTTCAGGAGGCCAGAAACAAAGGATAGCATTAGCCAGAGCCCTGATAAAAGACCCTGAAATCCTTATTCTGGATGATGCCCTCTCGGCAGTCGATACCTCTACCGAAGAAGCTATTTTAAAGGACTTAAAGGATTTTATGAAAGATAAGACATCAATAGTTATATCCCACAGAATATCTACCATAAAGGACGCCGATGAAATTATATTCCTCGAAGAAGGCAGTATTGCTGAGAGGGGTAACCATCAGGAGCTTTTAAACAGAAAGGGTCTGTACTATCGGCTGTATCAGAAACAACTGCTGGAAGAAAAACTTGAACTGGAAGATTAA